A region from the Catellatospora sp. TT07R-123 genome encodes:
- a CDS encoding sirohydrochlorin chelatase: MPREVMIHPLAPAGEPIPLVLVAHGSRDPRAQASTRALARGVAAARPGLDVRSAFLELAEPTPAQVLSALRAGGAPAPIVVPVLLTRAYHGRVDLPAQVAGFDCAIADTLGTVSEPLLAGLVRRLREACPEYDAVVLAAAGTSVASGRATVAGVAAELGRRLGVPCEVAYASAGGPGGADAVAALRAAGARRVAAAAYFLAPGRLYDTVMSDALQAGAVGAAAPLGAARELVRLVLAAADAAAPQLALTAA, translated from the coding sequence ATGCCGCGTGAGGTCATGATCCATCCGCTGGCGCCGGCGGGGGAGCCGATCCCGCTGGTGCTGGTGGCGCACGGCTCGCGCGATCCGCGCGCGCAGGCGTCCACCCGGGCGCTGGCGCGCGGGGTCGCCGCGGCGCGCCCCGGGCTGGACGTGCGCTCGGCCTTCCTCGAACTGGCCGAGCCGACCCCGGCCCAGGTGCTGTCGGCGCTGCGCGCCGGCGGTGCCCCCGCCCCGATCGTGGTGCCGGTGCTGCTGACCCGCGCCTACCACGGCCGGGTGGATCTGCCGGCCCAGGTCGCGGGCTTCGACTGCGCGATCGCGGACACCCTCGGCACGGTGTCGGAGCCGCTGCTGGCCGGGCTGGTGCGGCGGCTGCGCGAGGCGTGTCCGGAATACGACGCGGTGGTGCTGGCCGCGGCGGGCACCAGCGTCGCCTCCGGCCGGGCCACCGTGGCCGGGGTCGCGGCGGAGCTGGGGCGGCGGCTCGGGGTGCCGTGCGAGGTGGCGTACGCCAGCGCGGGCGGTCCGGGCGGGGCCGACGCGGTCGCCGCACTGCGGGCGGCGGGAGCGCGGCGGGTGGCCGCCGCGGCGTACTTCCTCGCGCCCGGTCGGCTGTACGACACGGTGATGTCCGATGCGCTACAGGCGGGCGCCGTGGGGGCGGCGGCGCCGCTGGGGGCGGCCAGAGAGCTCGTACGGCTTGTGCTGGCAGCAGCGGATGCCGCGGCACCGCAGCTCGCGCTGACGGCCGCCTGA
- a CDS encoding WhiB family transcriptional regulator: MDWRHHSVCRDEDPELFFPIGTSGPALLQVEQAKAVCRRCPVVDECLKWALETGQDAGVWGGMSEEERRAVKRRGGLRVRAHSL; encoded by the coding sequence ATGGACTGGCGCCACCATTCAGTCTGCCGTGACGAAGACCCGGAGCTGTTCTTCCCGATCGGGACGTCTGGCCCCGCTCTTCTTCAGGTCGAGCAGGCCAAGGCGGTGTGCCGTCGTTGCCCCGTCGTCGACGAGTGCCTGAAGTGGGCGCTGGAGACGGGCCAGGACGCCGGCGTCTGGGGCGGGATGAGCGAAGAGGAGCGGCGCGCTGTCAAGCGCCGTGGCGGCCTTCGGGTCCGCGCACACTCTCTCTGA